From a single Piliocolobus tephrosceles isolate RC106 chromosome 21, ASM277652v3, whole genome shotgun sequence genomic region:
- the LOC111530258 gene encoding LOW QUALITY PROTEIN: olfactory receptor 7E24-like (The sequence of the model RefSeq protein was modified relative to this genomic sequence to represent the inferred CDS: inserted 1 base in 1 codon), whose product MQTQCWVLVYLFPFFNPLFXFKSCPNGADPRNLTDVSEFLLLELSEDPELQRVLAGLFLSMYLVTVLGNLLIILAISSDSHLHTPMYFFLSNLSLADIGFTSTTVPKVIVDIQSHSRVISYVGCLTQMSLFAVFGGMEDMLLSVMAYDRFVAICYPLYYPVIMNPCFCGFLVLLSFFLSLLDSQLHNWIALQITCFKDVEIPNFFCDPSQLPHLACCDTFTNNIVMYFLAAIFGFLPISGILFSYYKIVSSILRVPSSGGRYKAFSTCGSHLSVVCLFYGTGVGGYLSSDVSSYPRKGAVASVMYTVVTPMLNPFIYSLRNRDIQSALRRLQGRIV is encoded by the exons ATGCAGACACAGTGCTGGGTGTTGGtttacttgtttccttttttcaacCCTCTTT TGTTCAAAAGTTGTCCAAACGGTGCAGATCCACGGAATCTAACAGATGTCTCAGAATTCCTCCTCCTGGAACTCTCAGAGGATCCAGAACTGCAACGTGTCCTCGCTGGGCTGTTCCTGTCCATGTACCTGGTCACGGTGCTGGGGAACCTGCTCATCATCCTGGCCATCAGCTCTGACTCCCACCTCCACACCCCCATGTACTTCTTCCTCTCCAACCTGTCTTTGGCTGACATCGGTTTCACCTCCACCACCGTCCCCAAGGTGATTGTGGACATCCAGTCTCACAGCAGAGTCATCTCCTATGTGGGCTGCCTGACTCAGATGTCGCTTTTTGCCGTTTTTGGAGGCATGGAAGACATGCTCCTGAGTGTGATGGCTTATGACCGGTTTGTGGCCATTTGTTACCCTCTGTATTATCCAGTCATCATGAACCCATGTTTCTGTGGCTTCCtagttttgttgtctttttttctcagtcttttaGACTCCCAGCTGCACAATTGGATCGCCTTACAAATTACCTGCTTCAAAGATGTGGAAATTCCCAATTTCTTCTGTGACCCTTCTCAACTCCCCCACCTTGCCTGCTGTGACACCTTCACCAATAACATAGTCATGTATTTCCTTGCTGCTATATTTGGTTTTCTTCCCATCTCGGGGATCCTTTTCTCTTATTATAAAATTGTTTCCTCCATTCTGCGGGTTCCATCATCAGGTGGGAGGTATAAAGCCTTCTCCACCTGTGGCTCTCACCTGTCagttgtttgcttattttatggAACAGGCGTTGGAGGGTACCTCAGTTCAGACGTGTCCTCTTATCCCAGAAAGGGTGCAGTGGCCTCAGTGATGTACACGGTGGTCACCCCCATGCTGAACCCCTTCATCTACAGCCTGAGAAACAGGGACATTCAAAGTGCCCTGCGGCGGCTGCAAGGCAGAATAGTCTAA